A region from the Streptomyces sp. 3214.6 genome encodes:
- a CDS encoding TetR/AcrR family transcriptional regulator, whose protein sequence is MAEHRSMQRAALLDAARSLLSEGGTEALTFPALAERTGLARSSVYEYFRSRAAVVEELCEVDFPVWAAEVETAMAAADGAEAKVEAYVRQQLALVGDRRHRAVVAISASELDAGAREKIRAAHGGLVSMIGEALAELGHTEPRLAAMLLQGVVDAAVRRIELGAAEDPSAITDAAVSMVLRGVLG, encoded by the coding sequence GTGGCCGAGCACCGGTCGATGCAGCGTGCCGCTTTGCTGGACGCGGCACGCTCCCTGTTGTCCGAAGGCGGGACGGAGGCGCTGACCTTCCCGGCCCTCGCCGAGCGCACCGGCCTCGCGCGCTCGTCCGTGTACGAGTACTTCCGGTCGCGGGCCGCCGTGGTCGAGGAGCTGTGCGAGGTCGACTTCCCCGTGTGGGCGGCGGAGGTCGAGACGGCCATGGCCGCGGCCGATGGGGCGGAGGCCAAGGTCGAGGCGTATGTGCGGCAGCAGCTCGCGCTGGTGGGGGACCGCCGGCACCGGGCCGTCGTGGCGATCTCGGCGAGCGAACTGGACGCCGGGGCCCGGGAGAAGATCCGCGCGGCGCACGGCGGGCTCGTATCGATGATCGGGGAGGCCCTGGCGGAGCTGGGGCACACGGAGCCCCGCCTCGCGGCCATGCTGTTGCAGGGCGTCGTGGACGCGGCGGTACGGCGGATCGAACTGGGAGCCGCCGAGGATCCCTCGGCGATCACGGACGCGGCGGTCTCCATGGTCCTGCGGGGCGTGCTGGGCTGA
- the lepB gene encoding signal peptidase I, with the protein MDTEAQPTTERDRSSSPSVSADASQDVPDTEGVEGRSRFMLAARVIQWLPGGRISLSLLIGLVFLLLLNAFVAQPFQIPSGSMENGLRIGDRVLVNKLAYRFGAEPQRGDVIVFDGTGYFGNSDYIKRVVGVGGDQVVCCDKEGRIQVNGRSVDESTFLYPGDSPSTVDFDVAVPKNTLFVLGDHRSHSSDSRDHLGSPGGGMIPVDVVIGRADWIVWPYAHLTRLPRPSGYARVPGGEGAHG; encoded by the coding sequence ATGGACACCGAAGCTCAGCCGACGACGGAGCGCGACCGCTCCTCCAGCCCTTCCGTTTCCGCGGACGCCTCCCAGGACGTCCCGGACACCGAGGGAGTGGAGGGACGGTCGCGTTTCATGTTGGCGGCACGCGTCATCCAGTGGCTGCCGGGCGGCCGGATCAGTCTGTCCCTGTTGATCGGCCTGGTGTTTTTGCTGCTCCTCAACGCTTTCGTGGCGCAGCCATTCCAGATTCCCAGCGGATCCATGGAAAACGGATTGAGGATCGGCGACCGGGTTCTCGTAAATAAGTTGGCGTACCGTTTCGGTGCCGAGCCGCAGCGCGGCGACGTCATCGTGTTCGACGGCACCGGGTACTTCGGGAACTCCGACTACATCAAGCGCGTCGTGGGTGTAGGGGGAGACCAGGTGGTCTGCTGCGACAAGGAGGGGAGAATCCAGGTGAACGGCCGGTCGGTCGACGAGTCGACGTTCCTGTACCCCGGCGACAGCCCGTCCACAGTGGACTTCGACGTGGCCGTGCCCAAGAACACCCTGTTCGTCCTCGGTGACCACCGCAGCCACTCCAGCGACTCCCGGGACCATCTGGGCTCACCGGGCGGCGGCATGATCCCCGTCGACGTTGTGATCGGCCGCGCCGACTGGATCGTCTGGCCGTATGCGCACCTGACCCGACTGCCCCGCCCGAGCGGCTACGCGCGCGTGCCCGGTGGGGAGGGCGCCCATGGGTAA
- a CDS encoding DUF2469 domain-containing protein, with protein sequence MSAEDLEKYETEMELKLYREYRDVVGLFKYVIETERRFYLTNDYEMQVHSVQGEVFFEVSMADAWVWDMYRPARFVKQVRVLTFKDVNIEELNKTDLELPGS encoded by the coding sequence ATGAGCGCCGAGGACCTCGAGAAGTACGAGACCGAGATGGAGCTGAAGCTCTACCGGGAGTACCGCGATGTCGTCGGTCTGTTCAAATACGTGATCGAGACCGAGCGGCGCTTCTACCTCACCAACGACTACGAGATGCAGGTGCACTCGGTCCAGGGCGAGGTGTTCTTCGAGGTGTCGATGGCGGACGCCTGGGTGTGGGACATGTACCGGCCGGCCCGGTTCGTGAAGCAGGTACGGGTGCTTACGTTCAAGGACGTGAACATCGAGGAGCTGAACAAGACCGATCTGGAGCTTCCGGGAAGCTGA
- a CDS encoding YraN family protein, translated as MSTNTDLARGALGRYGEELAARRLTEAGMTVLERNWRCGRTGEIDIVARDGDVLVVCEVKTRRGGAFQHPMAAVTPEKAERLRGLAERWIQTHGGAPPGGVRIDLIGVVLPRRGAAVVEHARGVA; from the coding sequence ATGAGCACGAACACGGATCTGGCCCGAGGCGCACTCGGCAGGTACGGCGAGGAACTGGCCGCCCGGCGGCTGACCGAGGCCGGGATGACGGTCTTGGAGCGCAACTGGCGCTGCGGCAGGACCGGTGAGATCGACATCGTCGCCAGGGACGGCGACGTCCTGGTCGTCTGCGAGGTGAAGACCCGCAGGGGCGGCGCTTTCCAGCACCCGATGGCGGCGGTCACCCCGGAGAAGGCCGAGCGGCTGCGCGGGCTCGCCGAGAGGTGGATCCAGACGCACGGGGGAGCCCCGCCCGGCGGCGTCCGCATCGACCTGATCGGCGTCGTCCTGCCCCGCCGCGGAGCGGCCGTCGTCGAGCACGCGCGGGGGGTGGCCTGA
- the lepB gene encoding signal peptidase I encodes MGDVAVGARSGHDGEDHRGRSVEAADPASDSAVNAENDPVAGGEGPPADEPPRTGGEGSGDSAPKAKKPRSFWKELPILIGIALVLALLIKTFLVQAFSIPSASMENTLKIGDRVLVDKLTPWFGSEPERGEVIVFHDPDDWLAGENTANPNAFQTFLSWIGLMPSAEEKDLIKRVIGVGGDTVSCKGTGPLTVNGKALNEPYVYPGNTPCSQDDQGGQFSVKVPKGFVWVMGDHRQNSRDSRYNQSDVNHGMVPVDQVVGRAIVKAWPLSRWGTLPVPDTFDQTGLSEQSAASTALTVAPQGLALVGAAPVVLWRRRRTQESATR; translated from the coding sequence GTGGGGGATGTGGCGGTTGGCGCACGGTCCGGGCACGACGGCGAGGATCACCGCGGACGGTCCGTGGAAGCCGCCGACCCGGCCTCGGACAGCGCCGTGAACGCAGAGAATGACCCCGTGGCGGGCGGTGAGGGCCCGCCGGCGGACGAGCCGCCCCGGACCGGTGGCGAGGGGTCGGGCGACTCTGCTCCGAAGGCGAAGAAGCCGCGCTCCTTCTGGAAGGAGCTGCCGATCCTGATCGGCATCGCGCTCGTCCTAGCCCTGCTGATCAAGACGTTCCTGGTGCAGGCGTTCTCCATTCCGTCGGCCTCGATGGAGAACACCCTCAAGATCGGTGACCGGGTCCTCGTCGACAAACTGACCCCCTGGTTCGGCTCCGAGCCGGAGCGCGGCGAGGTCATCGTCTTCCACGACCCCGACGACTGGCTGGCGGGCGAGAACACCGCCAATCCGAACGCCTTCCAGACCTTCCTCAGCTGGATCGGCCTGATGCCGTCCGCGGAGGAGAAGGACCTGATCAAGCGGGTCATCGGCGTCGGCGGCGACACCGTCTCCTGCAAGGGCACGGGCCCGCTCACGGTCAACGGCAAGGCGCTGAACGAGCCGTACGTGTACCCCGGCAACACCCCGTGCAGCCAGGACGACCAGGGCGGCCAGTTCTCGGTGAAGGTCCCCAAGGGCTTCGTATGGGTCATGGGCGACCACCGCCAGAACTCGCGCGACTCGCGCTACAACCAGTCGGACGTGAACCACGGCATGGTGCCCGTCGACCAGGTCGTCGGGCGCGCCATCGTCAAGGCCTGGCCGCTCAGCCGCTGGGGCACGCTGCCCGTGCCGGACACCTTCGACCAGACCGGTCTGAGCGAGCAGTCCGCGGCGTCCACGGCGCTGACGGTCGCCCCGCAGGGCCTCGCCCTCGTCGGGGCCGCGCCGGTGGTCCTGTGGCGCCGTCGGCGCACGCAGGAGTCCGCGACCCGCTGA
- the lepB gene encoding signal peptidase I: MGGESMTRTAPHSGGGTSSGPVGSRTGQRLSGLAVALGLALFLGGFGWGALIYRPYTVPTSSMSPTIAAGDRVLAERVDGGEVRRGDVVVFSDKTWVTNALVVKRVVAVGGDTVACCTDGKLTVNGKQIEEPYLPPGSLAEIKNFPTVKVPDGRLFLLGDERQGSLDSTAHLTDAAQGTVARSAVKARVDSVVWPMNGMLKRPTGFETLGALSQPGPLRTITWLILAGAVLVLGGGAYGPIAKRTSGRRARPQPEPAGAR, encoded by the coding sequence ATGGGTGGCGAGAGCATGACGCGTACGGCCCCGCACAGTGGCGGTGGCACCAGCAGTGGCCCGGTGGGCAGCCGGACCGGACAGCGACTGTCCGGACTGGCCGTCGCACTGGGCCTCGCGCTGTTCCTCGGCGGATTCGGCTGGGGAGCGCTGATCTACCGGCCGTACACCGTGCCCACCAGTTCCATGAGTCCGACGATCGCCGCCGGCGACCGCGTGCTGGCCGAGCGGGTCGACGGCGGCGAGGTGCGTCGCGGGGACGTCGTCGTCTTCAGCGACAAGACGTGGGTGACCAACGCGCTCGTCGTCAAGCGGGTGGTCGCCGTCGGCGGCGACACGGTCGCCTGCTGCACCGACGGCAAGCTCACTGTCAACGGCAAGCAGATCGAAGAACCGTATCTGCCCCCAGGCAGCCTGGCCGAGATCAAGAACTTCCCGACCGTGAAGGTCCCCGACGGCAGGCTCTTCCTGCTCGGCGACGAGCGGCAGGGCTCCCTGGACTCCACCGCCCACCTCACGGACGCCGCCCAGGGCACGGTCGCGCGCAGTGCCGTCAAGGCCCGCGTCGACTCCGTCGTCTGGCCCATGAACGGCATGCTGAAGCGCCCCACGGGCTTCGAGACGCTCGGCGCCCTCTCCCAGCCGGGCCCGCTGCGGACGATCACCTGGCTGATCCTCGCCGGCGCCGTGCTGGTCCTCGGCGGCGGCGCGTACGGCCCGATCGCCAAGCGGACCTCGGGCCGCCGCGCCCGCCCCCAGCCGGAGCCGGCCGGTGCCCGCTGA
- the rplS gene encoding 50S ribosomal protein L19: MSHLLDTVDAASLRSDVPAFRPGDTVNVHVRVIEGNRSRVQQFKGVVIRRQGAGVRETFTVRKVSFSVGVERTFPVHTPIVEKIELVTRGDVRRAKLYYLRELRGKAAKIKEKRDN; the protein is encoded by the coding sequence ATGTCTCACCTGCTCGACACCGTCGACGCCGCGTCGCTGCGCAGCGACGTCCCGGCCTTCCGCCCGGGTGACACCGTCAACGTCCACGTGCGCGTCATCGAGGGCAACCGCTCCCGTGTGCAGCAGTTCAAGGGCGTTGTGATCCGCCGCCAGGGCGCCGGTGTCCGCGAGACCTTCACGGTCCGCAAGGTCTCCTTCTCCGTCGGCGTCGAGCGCACCTTCCCGGTGCACACCCCGATCGTCGAGAAGATCGAGCTCGTCACCCGCGGTGACGTGCGTCGCGCCAAGCTGTACTACCTCCGTGAGCTGCGCGGCAAGGCCGCGAAGATCAAGGAGAAGCGCGACAACTGA
- the whiG gene encoding RNA polymerase sigma factor WhiG — MPQHTSGPDRAAIPPAARDGGSVRPPAPSTLDELWRSYKDTGDERLREQLILHYSPLVKYVAGRVSVGLPPNVEQADFVSSGVFGLIDAIEKFDIDREIKFETYAITRIRGAMIDELRALDWIPRSVRQKARNVERAYATLEARLRRTPSECEVAAELGIAVDELHAVFSQLSLANVVALEELLHAGGEGGDRLSLMDTLEDTAADNPVEVAEDRELRRFLARAINTLPDREKTVVTLYYYEGLTLAEIGNVLGVTESRVSQIHTKSVLQLRAKLAGFGR, encoded by the coding sequence ATGCCCCAGCACACCTCCGGGCCCGACCGGGCGGCGATCCCCCCAGCCGCCCGCGACGGTGGCAGCGTGCGGCCGCCCGCTCCCTCGACGCTCGACGAGCTGTGGCGGTCGTACAAGGACACGGGGGACGAGCGGCTGCGGGAGCAGCTGATCCTGCACTACTCGCCGCTGGTGAAGTACGTGGCGGGACGGGTGAGCGTCGGTCTGCCGCCCAACGTGGAGCAGGCCGACTTCGTGTCCTCCGGGGTCTTCGGGCTGATCGACGCGATCGAGAAGTTCGACATCGACCGGGAGATCAAGTTCGAGACGTACGCGATCACCCGGATCCGGGGCGCGATGATCGACGAGCTGCGGGCCCTGGACTGGATCCCGCGGTCGGTGCGGCAGAAGGCGCGCAACGTCGAGCGGGCCTACGCCACGCTGGAGGCGCGGCTGCGGCGGACTCCGTCGGAGTGTGAGGTGGCCGCCGAGCTGGGCATCGCGGTGGACGAGCTGCACGCCGTGTTCAGTCAGCTGTCGCTGGCCAACGTGGTGGCGCTGGAGGAGTTGCTGCACGCCGGGGGTGAGGGCGGTGACCGGCTGAGCCTGATGGACACCCTCGAGGACACCGCCGCCGACAACCCCGTGGAGGTGGCCGAGGACCGGGAGCTCAGGCGGTTCCTGGCGCGGGCGATCAACACGCTGCCCGATCGGGAGAAGACGGTCGTCACCCTGTACTACTACGAGGGGCTGACGCTCGCCGAGATCGGGAACGTGCTGGGCGTGACTGAGAGCAGGGTCAGCCAGATCCACACCAAGTCCGTGCTCCAGCTGCGTGCGAAACTGGCGGGCTTCGGTCGCTGA
- a CDS encoding NUDIX hydrolase, with translation MPAETTDGTNGTDGSAGAGVDSYEGGLRKVARVVLLDPQDRILLLHGHEPDDPADDWWFTPGGGVEGDETREQAALRELAEETGITEVELGPVLWRRKCSFPFAGRRWDQDEWYYLARTADTHSSAPRPTALTELERRSVAGARWWTCQELTRAHETVYPTRLAELLRTLLDDGPPAGPVTLDTEIV, from the coding sequence GTGCCCGCTGAGACGACCGACGGCACCAACGGCACCGACGGCTCGGCAGGCGCGGGCGTCGACTCCTACGAGGGCGGACTGCGCAAGGTCGCCCGGGTCGTCCTGCTCGACCCGCAGGACCGCATCCTGCTGCTGCACGGCCACGAACCGGACGACCCGGCCGACGACTGGTGGTTCACGCCCGGCGGGGGCGTGGAGGGCGACGAGACCCGTGAACAGGCTGCTCTGCGGGAACTCGCCGAGGAGACCGGCATCACCGAGGTCGAGCTCGGCCCGGTGCTGTGGCGACGGAAGTGTTCGTTCCCGTTCGCGGGCCGCCGCTGGGACCAGGACGAGTGGTACTACCTGGCCCGGACGGCCGATACGCACAGCTCGGCGCCCCGGCCCACGGCCCTGACCGAGTTGGAGCGGCGCAGCGTCGCCGGAGCGCGTTGGTGGACGTGTCAGGAACTGACCCGGGCACATGAGACGGTGTATCCGACCAGACTCGCCGAGCTGCTGCGCACGCTGCTCGACGACGGTCCCCCGGCCGGACCCGTAACCCTGGACACGGAAATCGTCTAG
- the lepB gene encoding signal peptidase I, whose protein sequence is MGNRGRPRGVPASAGDQLLPTGVRRASSPAGGRTRAERRKLQRKVKRKRRRSAVREIPLLVGVAVLIALVLKTFLVQAFVIPSGSMEQTIRIGDRVLVDKFTPWFGSKPERGDVVVFKDPGGWLNDEQTTTRKKDPVVVKQIKEGLTFIGLLPSDNEKDLIKRVVGVGGDRVVCCDAQKRVTVNGVPLEEGAYLYPGNEPSSMPFDITVPQGRLWVMGDHRANSADSRSHQNTDYGGTVSEDEVVGRAMVIAWPLGHWVRLKEPQTFSSVTGSAATATAAAQLSHRVASGDPNGSIRQLPSPAELPLVMGVVGLRRMWGRQRHRVRSWRGGCGGWRTVRARRRGSPRTVRGSRRPGLGQRRERRE, encoded by the coding sequence ATGGGTAACCGCGGCAGACCGCGCGGCGTCCCCGCCTCCGCCGGGGACCAGCTCCTGCCCACCGGCGTCCGGCGCGCCTCCAGCCCGGCCGGCGGCCGCACGCGCGCGGAGCGACGCAAGCTGCAGCGCAAGGTCAAGCGCAAGCGCAGGCGCTCCGCCGTCCGTGAGATACCGCTGCTGGTCGGGGTCGCCGTCCTGATAGCGCTGGTTCTGAAGACGTTCCTGGTGCAGGCCTTCGTGATTCCGTCCGGGTCCATGGAGCAGACGATCCGGATCGGCGACCGCGTCCTGGTCGACAAGTTCACCCCGTGGTTCGGCTCCAAGCCCGAGCGCGGGGACGTCGTCGTGTTCAAGGACCCCGGCGGCTGGCTCAACGACGAGCAGACGACGACCAGGAAGAAGGACCCCGTCGTCGTCAAGCAGATCAAGGAGGGGCTCACCTTCATCGGTCTGCTGCCGTCCGACAACGAGAAGGACCTCATCAAGCGTGTCGTCGGAGTGGGCGGCGACCGCGTCGTGTGCTGTGACGCGCAGAAGCGGGTGACCGTCAACGGGGTTCCCCTGGAGGAGGGGGCCTATCTGTATCCGGGCAACGAGCCCTCCAGCATGCCGTTCGACATCACTGTCCCGCAGGGGCGGCTGTGGGTGATGGGCGACCACCGGGCCAACTCCGCGGACTCCCGCTCCCACCAGAACACCGACTACGGCGGCACCGTCTCGGAGGACGAGGTGGTGGGCCGGGCCATGGTCATCGCCTGGCCCCTGGGCCACTGGGTCCGTCTCAAAGAACCGCAAACTTTCTCATCCGTGACCGGCTCGGCCGCCACGGCGACCGCCGCCGCCCAGCTGTCGCATAGGGTTGCTTCCGGCGATCCGAACGGATCGATTCGACAACTCCCGAGCCCTGCGGAACTCCCGCTCGTTATGGGAGTAGTGGGCCTGCGTCGTATGTGGGGCAGGCAGCGGCACAGAGTGAGGAGTTGGCGTGGGGGATGTGGCGGTTGGCGCACGGTCCGGGCACGACGGCGAGGATCACCGCGGACGGTCCGTGGAAGCCGCCGACCCGGCCTCGGACAGCGCCGTGAACGCAGAGAATGA
- a CDS encoding YifB family Mg chelatase-like AAA ATPase produces MGFARTCSVALVGVEGVVVEVQADLEPGVAAFTLVGLPDKSLSESRDRVRAAVVNSGGEWPQKKLTVGLSPASVPKGGSGFDLAIASAVLGAAERIDPRVLADIVMIGELGLDGRVRPVRGILPAVLAAADAGYEQVVVPECAAAEASLVPGVSVLGVRSLRQLIAVLADEPVPEEPDEAGRPDPLLAGLRMPGAGAATGMHSMGTAQQDHGHDLADVVGQRSARTAVEVAAAGGHHLFLEGPPGAGKTMLAERLPAVLPRLSREESLEVTAVHSVAGLLPPGKPLIDVPPYCAPHHSATMQSLVGGGAGFARPGAVSLAHRGVLFLDETPEFGSQVLDALRQPLEAGHVVIARSAGVLRFPARFLMVLAANPCPCGRFSQRDTVCECPPSVIRRYQARLSGPLLDRVDLRVEVDPVGRAELAHRGPGGESTATVADRVRAARERAAVRLAGTGWRTNSEIPGRELRNRWHAAIGAMDEAERNLERGVLTARGLDRVLRVAWTVADLVGHDRPDAMDVALALQLRTGVPRGVPMALGALT; encoded by the coding sequence ATGGGGTTCGCGCGTACGTGCTCGGTGGCGCTGGTGGGCGTCGAGGGCGTCGTCGTCGAGGTCCAGGCCGACCTCGAACCGGGAGTGGCGGCCTTCACGCTGGTGGGGCTGCCGGACAAGAGCCTGAGCGAGAGCCGGGACCGGGTCCGGGCCGCCGTGGTGAACTCGGGCGGCGAGTGGCCGCAGAAGAAACTCACCGTAGGACTCAGCCCTGCCTCGGTGCCCAAAGGCGGCAGCGGCTTCGATCTCGCCATCGCCAGCGCCGTGCTCGGCGCGGCCGAACGGATCGACCCACGGGTGCTCGCCGACATCGTGATGATCGGGGAGCTCGGCCTGGACGGGCGGGTGCGCCCGGTCCGGGGCATCCTCCCCGCGGTGCTGGCCGCGGCCGACGCCGGATACGAACAGGTGGTCGTGCCGGAGTGCGCCGCCGCCGAGGCGTCGCTGGTCCCGGGCGTCTCCGTGCTCGGGGTCCGCAGTCTGCGGCAGCTGATCGCCGTCCTCGCGGACGAGCCGGTGCCCGAGGAACCGGACGAGGCGGGCCGCCCGGACCCGCTCCTGGCCGGGCTCAGGATGCCCGGCGCCGGCGCGGCCACCGGGATGCACAGCATGGGCACCGCCCAGCAGGACCACGGGCACGACCTCGCGGACGTGGTCGGGCAGCGCTCGGCGCGGACCGCGGTCGAGGTGGCCGCGGCGGGCGGACACCACCTGTTCCTCGAGGGACCGCCCGGCGCGGGCAAGACCATGCTCGCGGAGCGCCTGCCCGCCGTGCTGCCCCGGCTGAGCAGGGAGGAGTCGCTGGAGGTCACGGCGGTGCACTCGGTGGCCGGACTGCTGCCACCGGGCAAGCCCCTCATCGACGTGCCCCCGTACTGCGCCCCGCACCACTCGGCCACGATGCAGTCGCTGGTCGGGGGCGGGGCGGGGTTCGCCCGCCCCGGGGCCGTCTCGCTGGCCCATCGAGGGGTGCTCTTCCTCGACGAGACCCCCGAGTTCGGCAGCCAGGTACTCGACGCCCTGCGGCAGCCGCTGGAGGCGGGGCATGTGGTGATCGCGCGCAGTGCGGGAGTGTTGCGCTTCCCGGCCCGGTTCCTGATGGTGCTGGCGGCCAACCCGTGCCCGTGCGGCCGGTTCTCGCAACGCGACACCGTGTGCGAGTGTCCGCCCTCGGTGATCCGCCGTTATCAGGCGCGGCTCTCGGGGCCCCTGCTCGACCGGGTCGACCTGCGCGTCGAGGTCGACCCGGTCGGCCGGGCCGAGCTGGCGCACCGCGGTCCCGGAGGCGAGTCCACGGCCACCGTCGCCGACCGGGTCCGGGCCGCCCGGGAACGTGCGGCGGTCCGGCTGGCGGGCACCGGGTGGCGGACCAACAGCGAGATCCCCGGCCGTGAGCTGCGCAACCGCTGGCATGCCGCGATCGGCGCCATGGACGAGGCGGAACGGAACCTGGAGCGCGGGGTGCTGACCGCACGCGGGCTCGATCGGGTGCTGCGCGTCGCCTGGACCGTCGCCGACCTGGTCGGCCACGACCGGCCCGACGCCATGGACGTGGCTCTCGCCCTGCAACTGCGCACGGGGGTGCCGCGCGGGGTGCCGATGGCCCTCGGGGCGCTGACATGA
- the dprA gene encoding DNA-processing protein DprA has protein sequence MTGTGMTGPGMNRPDGPDVNGPGVNGGGDPGDERLARVFLGRVVEPGDEVGGQWVRERGVREVVRRLRGDGEPLPGVTAKRWAGLLARAGRAEPERDLAVAREAGVRFVCPGDAEWPGTLDELGDARPLGLWVRGRPSLRMWALRSVAVVGARACTEYGAHMAAGLACGLAERGWVVVSGGAYGIDGAAHRGALGAGGATVAVLACGVDRPYPRGHTELINRIGEQGLVVGELPPGDHPTPNRFILRNRVIAALTRGTVVVEAAYRSGSLVTARAAQRLGRHTMGVPGPATSSLSAGVHELLRGEAVLVTDAAEVVELVGDMGELAPDRRGPVLPLDLLEPGARRVLAALPARRTAGVDEVAREARTTPDDALARLYELRALGYVERHGDGWKLTRQAMVSVRVGRRSC, from the coding sequence ATGACCGGCACTGGCATGACCGGCCCCGGCATGAACCGCCCTGATGGCCCCGACGTCAACGGCCCTGGCGTCAACGGCGGTGGCGACCCGGGCGACGAGCGGCTCGCCCGCGTCTTCCTCGGGCGGGTCGTCGAGCCCGGCGACGAGGTTGGCGGGCAGTGGGTGCGGGAGCGGGGCGTACGGGAGGTGGTACGCCGGTTGCGGGGCGACGGGGAGCCGTTGCCCGGGGTGACTGCGAAACGCTGGGCCGGGTTGCTGGCGCGGGCCGGGCGGGCCGAGCCGGAGCGGGACCTGGCCGTGGCGCGGGAGGCCGGGGTGCGGTTCGTGTGCCCGGGGGACGCCGAGTGGCCCGGCACCCTGGACGAACTCGGGGATGCCAGGCCGCTGGGGCTCTGGGTGCGCGGGCGGCCCAGCCTGCGCATGTGGGCGCTGCGGTCGGTCGCCGTCGTGGGCGCCCGCGCCTGCACCGAGTACGGCGCCCACATGGCCGCCGGCCTGGCCTGCGGGCTCGCCGAACGAGGGTGGGTGGTCGTGTCCGGCGGGGCCTACGGCATCGACGGGGCCGCCCACCGGGGTGCCCTCGGCGCGGGCGGCGCCACCGTCGCCGTACTCGCCTGCGGGGTCGACCGGCCCTACCCGCGCGGGCACACCGAGCTGATCAACCGGATCGGCGAACAGGGGCTGGTGGTCGGCGAGCTGCCCCCCGGCGACCATCCCACGCCGAACAGATTCATCCTGCGCAACCGGGTGATCGCCGCCCTCACCCGGGGCACGGTCGTCGTCGAGGCCGCGTACCGCAGCGGCTCGCTGGTCACCGCGCGGGCGGCGCAGCGGCTGGGCCGGCACACGATGGGGGTGCCGGGGCCGGCCACGAGCAGTCTCTCGGCCGGTGTGCACGAGCTGCTGCGCGGGGAGGCCGTGCTGGTCACCGACGCCGCCGAGGTCGTCGAGCTGGTCGGTGACATGGGTGAGCTGGCCCCGGACCGGCGCGGCCCGGTGCTGCCGCTCGACCTGCTGGAGCCGGGCGCCCGGCGTGTCCTGGCCGCGCTCCCCGCCCGCAGAACCGCCGGGGTCGACGAGGTCGCCCGCGAGGCCCGCACCACACCCGACGACGCGCTCGCGAGACTGTACGAACTCAGAGCACTCGGTTACGTCGAACGACACGGCGACGGCTGGAAGTTGACACGCCAGGCGATGGTCTCCGTTCGAGTAGGTCGACGCTCGTGTTGA
- a CDS encoding M23 family metallopeptidase: MYAKRCLGGLVLLLLITMLASVAWADPQAPPRAPALPSAPVPAIGRSWPVGTRPAVVRGWEPPATPYARGHRGVDLAAPPGAPVRTVAPGRVSFAGRVAGRGVVAVELTGTGEPPLRTTYEPVRASVHKGDEVAPGQVIGMVEPAGPHCAVTCVHWGLLRGEAYLDPLSLLPPWLLRRGPSRLLPVVGVPLP, encoded by the coding sequence ATGTACGCGAAGCGATGCCTCGGCGGCCTGGTGCTGCTCCTGTTGATCACGATGCTGGCGTCCGTGGCGTGGGCGGACCCGCAGGCCCCGCCGCGAGCCCCCGCGCTCCCGTCGGCTCCGGTCCCGGCGATCGGCCGGTCCTGGCCGGTCGGCACGCGCCCGGCGGTGGTACGCGGCTGGGAGCCCCCGGCCACGCCGTACGCGCGCGGTCACCGGGGCGTTGACCTGGCGGCCCCGCCGGGCGCCCCGGTCCGGACGGTGGCTCCGGGCCGTGTGTCCTTCGCGGGGCGGGTGGCGGGCCGCGGGGTCGTCGCAGTGGAGCTGACCGGCACGGGTGAGCCGCCGCTGCGGACGACCTATGAGCCGGTACGGGCGTCGGTGCACAAGGGTGACGAGGTGGCACCGGGTCAGGTGATCGGCATGGTGGAACCGGCGGGGCCGCACTGCGCGGTGACGTGTGTGCACTGGGGGCTGCTGCGGGGCGAGGCGTACCTGGACCCGCTGTCGCTGCTGCCGCCGTGGCTGCTGCGCCGGGGCCCGTCGCGACTGCTGCCGGTGGTCGGCGTCCCCCTGCCGTAG